The genome window TTCAGTACCATGCTGTGGAATTATCATGGCTTTTTAatgtacataatttttaattttcatgttccaccttttaattatttaattttctttttttattaaacatgtttatatagtacagagtaatattttcatgtatgtatataatatgtgatgTTTAAAGCAGGATTATTAACACATTCATACTCACAAACATCTTTCACATCTttatgttgagaacatttgaactcctctcttctatccatttgaaaatacacaagaaattattcttaattatagaTAACTAGGACAACTATAAAGCACTGGAACTGAGTCTTTCTATCTAGCTATAAGTTTATATACATTAAGTACCTATATTGACAATTTTTAGTGAGATCTACTTCTATTCTAGATAATTTCATTGATgggacattttaattttcatgaaggtGCCTGTGGAGATAGCTCTTCGGAAAGTAGAGATGACAGATGTGTCATATGACAACAGAGACAACTGGACTGAGGCCAGGGGACTTCCAGGGAGAGGGTGTTAACTGATCAAACCAAACTTGTGTAGACCATAAAGGGCAATAAAACTCCACTGAAGACTTTTAAATTCCTCAAATTTgagtttggattttaaaaataatggatgATCTTGAGTGCAATCATTGTCTTGGTTATTGATGTAATGGAAAAGTCATTAAAACAAGAAAACCTTGGGAACTACACAAAATATTGAGATATATAATCACAATCCTTTAAATCTAAATGGATTTCTAGGAAAATATCATAatacttcagtgagttttgggctTTAAATTTCCAAAATGCCATTTATTCTTCTGACTTTGGGGAATTTTGCTGACTTTTCTGATACTCATGTTCTCAAAGGGATTCAATGTGAGACCAACCCAAGATCTGCACACATATAACTTTTTCTGATTGGGTCATCCCAAAACTATAGAATTAGGTCAAGCTACTATCCCTGCTGTAGATGCAGAATGAAAGGCCTTCATGGTTTCTTTTTTAGGTCTTTCCTAATTTCACAGGTATGCTCACACAGTGCCTTGCTCCATGACTGTGTCCAGCATCTCCTCTGTCCCCAAACCCCCCAAAAGATTTTTCTGTTGCTATTCAAACACAAGGTACCATGAAACCTCCTGGGCATCCAGGTAAACGTAAGCCAGAAGAGTAGGTGAGTTAATGCCCTATGAGGTGAAGTTTGACCAACAGGTGATGAGAGTTGACAAATCTATTTCCTTATATTCATAAAAAAACTCTTAGCAGAGATGTCTGGTTGGTTGATTGGGTTGATCTATCACACCTGAATAAAAGTGTGATAAGTATGGTGTGAGTTTGTGTGCATGAGTGTTCACACTTTTGAAACATTTGAACTGAATGCTTTTTTGTTTGTCCTTCATTCAACAACAGTTCTTTGTATAATCTGTTTAGCACAAATTTTCAGCTAAGTAATGTAGAAAGCATGTGCAGTGTGTAAACATTTTGATATTATAGTTTGGAACTCTGGTGATTAAGACAGGTGCAAGATGGCTCAGTTTCACAAAATCTGCCATTAGAGATGCAGTAGCGGAGAGTGATGGGATTGCTAGCTGTAAGTGGGATAAAGCCAAGGATTATAGGCTACCCAAAGCTAGAgaaagcaaggaaacagattgCCCTCTGAAAGTTCCAGAAGGAATATAGACTGACTACACATTGACATTAGCCCAGTAAGAACCTTTTTTGAACTtgtggcctccagaactctgGAATGATAAATTCGGTTTTTTTCAAGCTACCATATTTGTAGTGATttctacagcagcaataggaaactaatacaagagataaaaaattatttttagaaaactcaTAGGTGTAAACCAAATCAGAAGGTAAATAATTCTGTTCTCTTTATTTGACTTAGTTAATTCAACAATATGTATAGTATTGGTATAAATACAAAAGTGAGTTTAGCCCTGTTCCTCCAATTCTGTTCACCTAGACAGACCCCAAAAGAATCATTCCTACTGGGAAGGATACTTCTTCAATTGCGACTATATCAGCTGGTGAAGACAAATATAcccacaataaatttaaaaaacacacacataaataaacaaaacaagaatcttaaaagctaaaGCTGTCAAACTATTGCCAATGTTGTCCCCtgaaactgtatatatttatcatatagtgtgactttttttgttgcttttagcTAGTCTTCTTTAAGACTGAAGTTAAAAGTTGACCAATTGATCTAAATACCACAGATGGTAAATTTTGGCTATTTCTGACCTCCTTGAAAAACATCATAAATGTAGTTTCTTTCTAGACACtgaattttcctcattttattctcactttTTCACATTCCATTGTACGTTTGTAGCATTTTACGTGTACAGACATGGCACACAATAACTATTAACAAGTTTATCTTAATTTGGCATGGAGAACTGTTAAGAATTGGTGACACTTTTAGGACATTGTCTTTTTTTGGAGGGGGCCAATTAACATTTCACTCAAAATCagactaaataaaaatgttaaaatattggtGCGTGATGTTATGCTTTCATAGCAAAGGCAATTCCTGTATGCCAAACATGAAATAGCCAAAGATGAAATCAGGAATGTAATCCCATTCATTGTTACTACCAATAAAATAGAATACCTAGGAGTAAAGTtagccaaggaagtgaaagacttttacaatgaaaactataaaacattggtgaaaaatttaagaagacacaaatgagtggaaagatatctcattttcatgggttggaagaattaatcaTCAAAATATCTGTATTACaaaaagcaatctacacattcaacacaatgtctttttaaatatcattgacattcttcaccaaaatagaaaaacacaatcTTACTACTTGTGTGGAATTACAAAAAACCTAGCTTAAGTCATCTTGAAtggaaagaacaaatttggaggcatCACATGtcatgacttcaaaatacactgtaAACTGTACCAACGAAAACACCGTGaaattggcataaaaacaggtaaATTGACCAACAGAATATAACAGagaaaccaaaaaccaaaaaacaaacaaacaaaaaaacaactcacACTTATAGCCAACTTATTTtctacaaaggtgccaagaacacacagtgggtaaaggacagcctcttgaatcaatggtgctgagaaaactgaatatccacatgcagaatacTGGGAAAACAGGGttatttaatcaggtcccctcgacttaggtctggttgggagtGGTGTGGctcattctttgtaagcaaattgtttgtgtgtgggtggagttaatgcACATGTGTGGCACCCTGAGTTGGCTGGCaactgccttgggcatctgccccatgcagccatgcttttgAACCTactgcttccaaggacctgttttccAGTTACCTCACTCGTAGAcatgtgtgtgaggggtctggttacccagcctggtgtgtgaggggtctggttacCCAGCCTGGCATCTAAGTAGTCTGGTAATCCAGCCAggcatgtgaagggcttgtgagCCAGTCTGAACAATGGGCTTGATGGGTCTGTGAACTCCAAACCCAGCCCTAACTCTacagttggcccagttggcaggatatggcaggtaaaagagtgcgatacaaaagattgaaattagacccctatctctcacaaTCCACAAGAATCatctcaaaatagattaaacaaACAACTAAATTGAGACCCACAACTATAAcactagtagaagaaaacataggagaaacactatAGGATATGGGAGTGGGTGGAGCTTTTATGATggagaccacaaaagcacaggcaactaaagcaaacatatgtaaatgggactacattgaactaaaaagcttctgtattaGTAAGGGACTgtcaaagtgaagagacagcctacagaacaggaaaagtGTTTGCTAACTACACTACAGGCAAGGGGATAATATCCAAACATAAAAGGAACAAACAATTcaatatcaaataaataataaataaataaaaagtaacaacCCAATTACCAAATGGCCAAAAGACCTGAACAGTCATgtctcaaaggaaggcatacaaatgaccaaaaacgACATGAAAAAGATTCTTTACATCTAATAATCAGAGAATTGTAAActaaacccacaatgagatatcatttcactccagttagaatggctattattaacaagacagaaaataccaAACACTGATgcggatgtggagaaaaaggaactctcttacattaTTGGTGTGAGTGTCAACTGGTATAGCCACTATGCAAACCTGCATGGAGGATCCGCagggaactaaaaatagatctactctgtgacccagctatcccagtactgggtatatatccaaaggaaatgaaatcaatatataaaaatagatacctgcactcccgtgttcatcacaacactattcacaatagccaaaagatagaatcaacccaaatgtccatcaatagatgaaagGATTAAGAAACTGtagtatgtatatacacaatggaatgctacttgGTTAtaaacagaaaggactttgttaggagggaggtttctgtaatgggACACAattatcaaccacattgtatatcgacaaaataaaataaaatgaaaaaaaaatgatatcctatcatttgcagaaacatggatggaacttgaaaccatcatgttaagtaattGGGCAACAAAAAGACACACACCACATGATATCACACATAAGGGaatccaaaaacataaaaataaaaagtggttctTGTAGAAGTAGAGAATGGAACAATGGTTACCATAAACCAGCAGGGAGGGGTTGGTAGAGACAGAAAGAGGTGGGAAAGCTGTAGATGaatgggtgcaaaactatgccatctacaTTGAGTGAATTTTTGTggagtatatgcatgtactgaaacaacacgcTTTACCCCCCAGATAGATACAAGTTAAAGTACTTTGAATTAAAAATCGATTGTATGTCAAAATTTGGGCAATGTACAGGCACCAAGTGAGaaggatgaaaaaggaaaattcccttttttatttgtttagccTGTTTTCCCAAATATTAGATTTCCATACGTATTGAGCACTTTTTAAGATTTACTTTCCTGTGAAATTGACTATTTATATGATACAATAATATGTTTAAGTACAAGATAAATCTAGTTTCATGAAAGTTATGAATTTGGTGGATAAAatgctgcaaaaataaatatataacatttacaGTTAACCAAATATGTCTGGTGCAAAGAGGACGATCTGTGTCTTGACAACTTTCCAAGAAATGGTCTGTACATACCTACCTCCATCACCTGCTTCCAGGCGTGATCTTCCTTGAatagcagttttaaaaaaataacatttagcaacttacattttattttaaaatatactttcttacaaattattatttattatttatttgtattttcctgtttGGATATGTGAGATTGTgtggaaaacaattaaaattttttccaggGAAATTAATGGAGTTTCTAACCATGATTCGCCACTTCTTTTAATAGCAGCGATTTTAGGAAGAAATGACAATTCTTAAATgaagatagttttacttttaaatttgcaTTAGTTTAAAGGATTTCAGTGGGTTATCCAAGAATCTCTTCAATGCCTGTTTCACATCCTTGTTCCTTAGGCTATAAATCATGGGGTTCAGCATTGGTATTACTAGGGTGTAGCAGACCAAGGCCATTTTGTCAGTATCTAAGGCGTGGTTGGTCCTTGGttgcaaatacatgaaaagaagAGTCCCATAGAACACAGAGACAGCCATCATGTGAGAAGCGCAGGTGGAAAAGGCTTTTTGTCGGCCCTCTGAGGAACGTATCCTCAGAATGGCAAGGACAATGTTGAAGTAGGATACGAGAACAATAATCATGGAGAAACATAAGTTGGTCCCCGAGAAGGTAAATACTGCTGTTTCTGGAAGGTAAGTATCAGAACAGGACAAGGCTAACAAAGGAATGTCATCACAGTAGAAATGGCTGATTATGTTGGAAGAGCAGAATGACAAGGAGAACACACAGGAAGTGACAGTCACTGCTGTGGTCAGACTTTGGAGGTATGTGAGGAAAACCAGCAGACGGCAGATCTGCGGAGACACCACCACCATGTACAGCAGGGGGTTGCAAATagccacatagcggtcataggccattgCTGACAGCATGAAAATCTCAGCCACAATGAAAAGTAAGAATCCACCAAGCTGGGCTGCACAGCCATAGTAAGATATGGTTTTCTTTGTAACCAAGAAGTTAACCAGCATTTTAGGGGCAATGGTGGTAGAATTGCCAAGATCGATGATAGCCAAGTGACGGAGGAAACAGTACATGGGGGTTTGAAGTTGGGAGTCAACACTGGTGAGGGTGATGATGCACAGGTTTCCTGTCACAGTCAGTCCATAGATCCCCAGGAAGACCAGGAAGAGGGGAATCTGGAGCTCTGGTCGGTCTGAGACACCCAAGAGAATGAACTCAGTGATCCGGGTGAGATTGCCAGAAGCCATTTACTCTGTTGTGATCATCTTTGAATGGGAAAAATTGAAAGTAATTAATAGAAGATAAATTTGCTTTTCCTCATAGGTGCTAGGTTGTTAaaagtttcatttaaaatcaGATTGTTCTGATGGACAAACCATTAAAAGTTTTAATCCCAATTGTTTTTCTCCCCATCTTTTCATGTATAATATAAATACACACTCATCAGAAACAAAGTATGAGACGTATTTAACGAACTCTTAACTTATTTATTTGCTGTTGGATATAGTATATGGAGAGTGAATATTGCTATACatgtataaattatattaaaatatggtATTGGATGGATATGTATGCATTTaagttgtgtatatatacatatttatacatatacatgaaGGCACAAGTACacgtttgtttgtgtgtgtgtttacagtgATGAAAGAGAGCAGTCTTTAGGAGTTGACCTGCCAGAGGACCCTCCAGTTATCAATCTTAGGTTCTATATGTGTCCTCTCTAGCCGTTGTCATCAGTCAtctttgggactttttttttttta of Cynocephalus volans isolate mCynVol1 chromosome 4, mCynVol1.pri, whole genome shotgun sequence contains these proteins:
- the LOC134376491 gene encoding olfactory receptor 8J2-like, with protein sequence MASGNLTRITEFILLGVSDRPELQIPLFLVFLGIYGLTVTGNLCIITLTSVDSQLQTPMYCFLRHLAIIDLGNSTTIAPKMLVNFLVTKKTISYYGCAAQLGGFLLFIVAEIFMLSAMAYDRYVAICNPLLYMVVVSPQICRLLVFLTYLQSLTTAVTVTSCVFSLSFCSSNIISHFYCDDIPLLALSCSDTYLPETAVFTFSGTNLCFSMIIVLVSYFNIVLAILRIRSSEGRQKAFSTCASHMMAVSVFYGTLLFMYLQPRTNHALDTDKMALVCYTLVIPMLNPMIYSLRNKDVKQALKRFLDNPLKSFKLMQI